The genomic window CTCAGGGCGTCGGGAGCCGTCTACCAGGGATATATGGATCCGCTCTCGATTTCCTCCATCCTTCCCACGGCCTACTCGGAGATGGACGGAGGCATGGGCAGCGCCGTGTCGATCCGCGGTCGCCAGGCCCTTCCCTACATCAATGGCATCGAGATGACCCTGCAGAACGATGGCATGCAGAGGATGCCCTGGAGTTGGAACATGGTAGAGAACATGGACATCCAGGAGGGCCCGGCCAACGCGGTTTTCGGCGCGACCCAGGCATCAACTGGAAGTGTGAACTACATTACCAAGCAGCCCTACTTCGACAAGTTCCGGGGCCGGGTCTGGGACACGACCGGCATGTATCAGCAATACCTCTGGGGAGCGGATATGGGCGGTCCGGTCGACAAGGAGGGCAAGCTCGCCTGGCGCTTCTCGTACATGGGTCAGGACCAGGGCAGCTACTACCAGTACATGTACAACCAGCAGCAGAACTTCTACTTCACGGTGGGATGGAAGCCCACCGACAACTACTCGGCCAACTTCTACGGCGACTACGGCATGTATGACTTCTATCCATTGCAAGCCGACTTGATGAACCGGCCGACCGACAACCTGATTCAAAACGGACTCTACAGCACCGGCGTGGTGCCCGGATTTCCCTACACCATCGCGAACGGAGGGCCGGCAACCGGCTCGAAAACAAACCCTTCCTACAACACCTATGCGGGACCTCTCACGCCGGTGAATCGGCGCGCGACAATCTGGACTCCATACGGAGGCGCCCATGCCAACAATGGGTTTGCCCAACTCGTGCAGACGGTACAAGTCAACGACGATCTGCAGATCGTGAATAACTCGCTTCTCTGGTATGCCAAGACCGAGTACCTGGAACCGCAGATCTACGAGGCAGTATACACTCCGGGCGACTATGAGTTCGACAACCGGACGGAGGTCCGGTGGACCTTCGATCCTCTCGCCAGCGAGCCCGATAAGCCAAAGTCCAAGGAGGAAAAAGGGCTCGAGAATGTCTTCGGCAAGCTCCTGCTGAAGAGCTCGGTTGACACCGGCGTAGAGTGGCATTACGAATACCACGACGACTATGTCTCGGAGACCATCCCGGACTATGGCAACGCCTTCAGCGTGGTTAACCCAACGAATCCGGCGCTTGCCAACCCGGCGCTCTTCTACCTCCCGGGAACCAAGCAGTTCGACAGCCACATCAACAATCCACATGCCCCTAATGGAGGGCTCTGGCATATTCCCGGCGCTCCGGCGAACTGGTACTACGAACCACTGATTGGAAGCGCGGGAACGACCTTCGGCCACTATTGGGCCGTTGCGCCCTTTTGGCAGCACAACCTGCAGATCACCGAAAAATTCGCCCTCTATGTCGGCGCTCGCGCTACAGCATACTTCTGGCATTTCACAACCCCTCAGGGGCCTCCGGGAATGCCACAGATCGTGGGCCTGACGACGGCGTCGCTCGACCAGGACTCTTTGGCGCCCTTGATCAACATCAGCCCGACCTATAAGCCCTTCGATTGGATGATGACCTACTTCAACTACAACTGGTCCTACGTGAACAACGTGGCTGTGATGGGTGCGGCGGCTCCAACGTTCCAGTCCGCCTCGTTTCGCCTGTTAAACCAGTTGATCGAAGGCGGTATGAAGTTCAACCTGCTCAATGACAAGCTCTTCATCACCGCTGCCGGCTTCAGCCAGGATCAGGCACTCACCAACCTGGGCCAACCGCCGACCGCCGCGGCAATCAACGGATGGGAGGTGAACCTCGCCTACCAGCCGGATAAGCATTGGTGGCTGCGTGCCGGATACATAGACATGCACGGCGTCGAAAACTGGTCGTTCCTCCCGCACGGCCCCAAAATGCGCCAGGACTATTCGACGGCGATGGCCTTGCAGCAGATGTATGCGCTCAACACGAATGTCGGGCTCCCGTCCGGAATCTACAACATGATCGGCTTCCCGGATCAGTATGCGAGTGCGACGATCACCTACACCTCGGATATTGGTCTGGGGGGAACGTTGCAGGGGATCGTGATGAGCGATCAATACCTCGATTATTTCGGCAGTGCCAAGATACCGACGCAGTATATTGTGAACGCCCAGATCTTTTACGCCCAGCCGAAGTGGGAAGCAAGGGTCTATATCTACAACGTTACCAATAACAACTACTGGCTGCCGTTCGGCCTCGGGTCGGCGGGCGGCCGCACGTTCAACGAGACTTCGATCGTCGCGGGCTGGCCCTTCTGGATCGAAGGGAATGTCGTTTTCAAGTTTTAGTGGGTAGGGCTTGCCTTCGTCCGCAGCTTCCCGCCGTTCCTTGGGAAGTGGGGAGCGATGGTGCTTCAGAAACCCAAGTGCCCTTGCCCCGAATACCGCCCGAAGGGTCGGTCGGTGCTTCTGCTCCTCGGAGAGGCCGAAGGGGCTCGGGGCAGCCACGGTCCCGCCATCGGCGCCCCTTTTTGGAGGGAGAGACGGGGTGGTTCGCCAGTGTCTCGTGGGAAAGGTAGCGCTGCGCCCCTTCGAACGGAGGAGAGCGGGATCCTCGAAGCTCCTCGCCTTTGTGCCGGAACGATCCGTTCCGCCGCGAGAAGGCCGGAGGACGATGGCGGAGGCCTGCTCTTCTCATTGGCTGATCCTGCGTTGCGCAGCCATCACCCTGACACCGTTTTGTCACAGAAATGTAACAGCATTGTCACAATGAAGGGCAATGCTGCACCCAACGGGTGGATTCTGTACGGAGTCTCACATCTCCTCGCCTTTGTGCCGGGACGACCACGTCTGCCGTGAGAAGGCGGGAGGACGATGGCAGAGGCCTGTTCTTCTCATTGGCTGATCCTGCGTTGCGCAGCCATCACCGTGACACCGTTTTGTCACAGAAATGTAACAGCATTGTCACAATGAAGAGCAATGGCGTACCGCACGGCGGGGGTCTGTACAGGGTCTCACATCTCCTCGCCTTTGTGCCGGGACGACCACTTCCTCCGTGAGAAGGCCGGAGGACTATGGCGGAGGCCTGCTCTTCTCATTGGCTGATCATGCGTTGCGCATCCATCACTCTGACATCATTCTGTCACCGAAATGTAACAGCATTGTCACACCCGTTCTCCCCGCATTTGTGGCATAGAACCTTCGGCAGCCTTTGGAGACGCCGACAGATGAGGCGTTCCTCAATCCGAAGCGGCATGCCGACATCAGGAGATCTTTTGTTGAGGGGGAGGAATGAAAGCCAGGGAATGGAGCCGGAAGGGACGAGATTCTCAGATGGCTGGGCTTTTGATGGCATCGGCGCTCCTGATCGGAACCGTCCGCGCGCAAGATCCCTCGGTGGGTCCGGCCCCTCTCGTGAGCGGAGACGAGAGCTCGCCAGCCGCCGGAAGCCTGTCGGGTGGCCCTGGATCCTGGGACCAGAGCGGGGCTGAGGCAGAAGCGTTGGGAAAGGGTGGCGTATTCGGCGGAGGTGCCTCGCAGCAGCCCTTAGAGGATCTCCTGCGCACTCAGCCTCTCCTGGCGGATGCTTCGAGCGCTTCCGGGACCAAAGGCGGAGCTGACCCTGCGGCGTCTTCTTCCTCTTCTCCGTCCTCGGCCGCTCTGGCCAATCCTGGAACTGGTAAGGTCGTGATGCCGGAAACGCTCGTGACTGCCACGAGCGAATCGGTTCTTCCCGGAGACTACGACGTTGGCTCGGTCTACGGGACGCCGCTCAACGTCGTCGACACCCCGCGGAGCGTCCAGGTCATTACCCAGCAGGAGATCCAGTCATCGGCCTTCATTTCCCAAAACGTCATGTCCCTGATGTACATGGCTCCCGGGCTCTTCATGGGTACGACCTTTGGCGAATTCTCCGTTCCCAACATCCGGGGCATGCCAGCGAACAAGTACATCAACGGGATGCTCTCCTTTTTGCCCGGTACCGGCTACGAGGGCGGACCGATGAACATGAATGACTTTGACCAGATCAACATCGTTCAGGGGCCAACGATGCCGAGCTTGCTCTCGATCCGCGCGGCGGGCGGCTATCTCGACGTCCAGACCAAGCGGCCCTACTGGGACGGGTTCCATGGAACGGCGACCGTCATGGAAGGCATGTACGATCAGAACCTCTGGCAGGTGGACGTGGGGGGGCCGATCAACGACAAGCTCGCCTT from Methylacidimicrobium sp. B4 includes these protein-coding regions:
- a CDS encoding TonB-dependent receptor, with the translated sequence MKAGVWRRKGRDFQLAGLLMASALLIGTVRADESNSIPAPTASGSTTGETTDNGQGSDQTPVSGSGKAKQSGWTGIVQQTEPETKKKSQSSGGAVKMEEVTVSGETEWISPELTSGEPDAPILPTAAPVVSTFGTPINVMDAPRQITPVNQTLLRASGAVYQGYMDPLSISSILPTAYSEMDGGMGSAVSIRGRQALPYINGIEMTLQNDGMQRMPWSWNMVENMDIQEGPANAVFGATQASTGSVNYITKQPYFDKFRGRVWDTTGMYQQYLWGADMGGPVDKEGKLAWRFSYMGQDQGSYYQYMYNQQQNFYFTVGWKPTDNYSANFYGDYGMYDFYPLQADLMNRPTDNLIQNGLYSTGVVPGFPYTIANGGPATGSKTNPSYNTYAGPLTPVNRRATIWTPYGGAHANNGFAQLVQTVQVNDDLQIVNNSLLWYAKTEYLEPQIYEAVYTPGDYEFDNRTEVRWTFDPLASEPDKPKSKEEKGLENVFGKLLLKSSVDTGVEWHYEYHDDYVSETIPDYGNAFSVVNPTNPALANPALFYLPGTKQFDSHINNPHAPNGGLWHIPGAPANWYYEPLIGSAGTTFGHYWAVAPFWQHNLQITEKFALYVGARATAYFWHFTTPQGPPGMPQIVGLTTASLDQDSLAPLINISPTYKPFDWMMTYFNYNWSYVNNVAVMGAAAPTFQSASFRLLNQLIEGGMKFNLLNDKLFITAAGFSQDQALTNLGQPPTAAAINGWEVNLAYQPDKHWWLRAGYIDMHGVENWSFLPHGPKMRQDYSTAMALQQMYALNTNVGLPSGIYNMIGFPDQYASATITYTSDIGLGGTLQGIVMSDQYLDYFGSAKIPTQYIVNAQIFYAQPKWEARVYIYNVTNNNYWLPFGLGSAGGRTFNETSIVAGWPFWIEGNVVFKF